The Vibrio tubiashii ATCC 19109 genome has a segment encoding these proteins:
- a CDS encoding MgtC/SapB family protein — MQSTIEQFLDLGPFSWWALLCCAVNGILIGVERQTRGKPVGIRTSILVISGTYLFMSMAVSLSPNTLDQARVLGQIITGVGFLGAGVMMTLDGKIHGVTSAAVIWVLAAIGMMIGLGYMQQSVILTLLALTVLLGVDKAENRIKALRRGVHQKIQKRRDNKLNS; from the coding sequence ATGCAATCCACTATCGAACAATTCCTCGACCTAGGTCCATTCAGTTGGTGGGCCCTACTCTGTTGTGCCGTTAACGGCATTCTTATTGGTGTTGAACGGCAAACACGTGGTAAGCCTGTTGGAATTCGCACCTCGATTTTGGTGATTTCGGGTACCTACTTGTTTATGTCAATGGCAGTTTCGCTCTCACCCAATACGTTAGATCAAGCGCGAGTACTCGGTCAGATCATTACTGGGGTAGGATTTCTTGGTGCTGGGGTAATGATGACCCTTGATGGCAAAATCCATGGTGTCACCTCCGCTGCTGTTATATGGGTATTGGCTGCCATTGGCATGATGATTGGACTGGGTTACATGCAACAATCAGTGATACTCACGCTACTTGCACTCACCGTACTACTTGGCGTCGATAAAGCGGAAAATCGAATCAAAGCTCTACGCCGTGGTGTCCACCAGAAAATCCAAAAACGTAGAGACAACAAATTGAACTCGTGA
- a CDS encoding response regulator, whose amino-acid sequence MPNILLIDDDTELTSLLKEVLSFEGFDVSEANNGEEGLAQLNDKIDLILLDVMMPKLNGMETLKRLRENWETPVLMLTAKGEEIDRVIGLELGADDYLPKPFSDRELLARIRAILRRTQSNSASKSSKNSDCIEYQDIQVYPGKQEAYCQGEQMELTTTEFALLSHFIQNPGQTLTKEALSLDVLGKRLAAFDRAIDMHVSNLRKKLPEREDGKSRIKTLRGRGYLLVEED is encoded by the coding sequence ATGCCAAATATCTTATTGATTGACGACGATACCGAGCTAACCAGCTTACTTAAAGAAGTCCTATCCTTTGAAGGCTTTGATGTGTCTGAGGCAAATAATGGCGAAGAAGGACTGGCACAACTCAATGACAAGATTGACCTTATCTTACTCGATGTCATGATGCCTAAGCTCAACGGAATGGAAACCCTCAAAAGACTGCGAGAAAACTGGGAAACACCAGTGTTAATGCTGACGGCTAAAGGCGAAGAGATAGACCGAGTCATTGGCTTAGAGCTGGGCGCGGATGATTATCTGCCAAAACCCTTTAGCGACAGAGAACTGCTGGCTCGCATTCGCGCAATCCTACGTCGTACGCAAAGCAATAGTGCAAGCAAAAGCTCGAAAAACTCTGACTGCATTGAATATCAAGACATCCAAGTGTATCCCGGTAAACAGGAAGCTTACTGTCAGGGAGAGCAAATGGAACTCACTACCACAGAATTCGCTCTGTTAAGCCACTTTATCCAAAATCCTGGGCAAACCCTAACCAAAGAAGCGTTGAGTTTGGATGTTCTTGGAAAACGTCTCGCCGCTTTCGATCGTGCTATCGATATGCACGTCTCCAACCTGCGGAAAAAACTGCCAGAACGAGAAGATGGCAAATCACGCATCAAAACCTTACGTGGACGCGGCTACTTACTGGTTGAGGAGGACTAA
- the trmL gene encoding tRNA (uridine(34)/cytosine(34)/5-carboxymethylaminomethyluridine(34)-2'-O)-methyltransferase TrmL yields MFDIALYEPEIAPNTGNIIRLCANCGANLHLIEPLGFDLEEKKVRRAGLDYHDLARVTRHKDYQAFVEYLEKERGEYRIFACTTKTTGHHVDANFQKGDVLLFGPETRGLPAELIESMPMEQRIRIPMMPDARSLNLSNAVAIIAFEAWRQMGFEGAQ; encoded by the coding sequence ATGTTTGATATCGCCCTCTACGAACCAGAAATTGCCCCGAATACTGGTAACATTATTCGTTTATGTGCCAACTGTGGTGCCAACCTTCACCTTATCGAGCCGCTTGGTTTTGATCTGGAAGAGAAGAAAGTTCGTCGAGCGGGATTGGATTACCACGACCTAGCGCGCGTTACTCGCCATAAAGACTACCAAGCATTTGTTGAGTATCTAGAGAAAGAACGCGGTGAGTACCGAATTTTTGCCTGTACAACCAAAACAACAGGCCATCATGTCGATGCCAACTTCCAGAAAGGTGACGTACTTCTGTTCGGTCCAGAAACCCGCGGCTTGCCTGCTGAACTCATCGAAAGCATGCCAATGGAGCAGCGTATTCGTATTCCAATGATGCCAGACGCACGTAGCTTGAACCTTTCGAATGCCGTAGCTATCATCGCTTTTGAAGCTTGGCGCCAAATGGGCTTTGAAGGGGCGCAGTAG
- a CDS encoding type II secretion system protein, translating into MMKNTRGFTLIELVIVIVVLGILAVTALPRLLDLQSDARTSALQGLKGAMQGANDQLIGVSAIAGLDTAASGSVTVEGESVSIVYGYAKADNANAWSKILDANIDDATWGADGADWYFSNTNANDGIILYMPGSRRQSSLNCYLQYTEATSNASPSINLTTTGC; encoded by the coding sequence ATGATGAAAAATACACGCGGCTTTACGCTAATAGAACTAGTCATTGTAATCGTTGTACTCGGTATTCTTGCTGTTACAGCCCTGCCTCGCTTACTTGACCTACAAAGCGACGCCCGAACTTCTGCCTTGCAAGGTTTAAAAGGGGCAATGCAAGGCGCTAACGACCAGTTAATTGGCGTTTCTGCTATCGCAGGGCTCGACACCGCTGCCAGCGGCTCTGTCACTGTAGAGGGGGAAAGCGTCAGTATTGTTTATGGTTATGCTAAAGCAGACAACGCCAATGCTTGGTCTAAGATTCTTGATGCGAATATAGATGACGCAACATGGGGAGCGGATGGAGCGGATTGGTATTTCAGTAATACCAACGCCAATGATGGAATTATCTTGTACATGCCAGGAAGCCGCCGTCAATCTTCTCTTAACTGTTACCTGCAATATACCGAAGCAACCTCAAACGCCTCACCCAGTATTAACTTGACCACCACTGGTTGTTAA
- the cpxA gene encoding envelope stress sensor histidine kinase CpxA — MRLPKITSLYGRIFAIFWFTMFLVLMAVLSLPHLDPRKARDIPVEHYDRMIELKQNIEKRYAKDTNLARILFKLEGGKRSSRDPRPRFFVTDLEGNLLTTQNHKDFKYRALQNFITSVEVDSEPKQKLYGHYMLAGPLPVTLAKQDLLLYIGVKWNQPPPFLLRMFDRPFQLLFAVMLVSTPLLLWLAWALSQPARKLERAAKRVAKGEFVVDPALEKGTSEFRQAGTSFNQMVEAVNQMISGQQRLLSDISHELRSPLTRLRMANALATRKQGESPELVRIDTEAQRLEQMIGELLELSRMQVDSHLTREPQPMGSLWEAILSDAQFEAEQMAKTLSFNDIPERNISGNPKLLMSALDNIVRNAIYYGKDRIEVTFTESSQQIMIAVDDNGEGVPDQELDAIFRPFYRVSTARDRHSGGTGLGLTITESAIRQHSGTIEAKRSKLGGLRVEITLPLGAEQ, encoded by the coding sequence ATGCGCCTACCTAAGATCACTAGCTTGTATGGGCGTATCTTCGCCATATTCTGGTTTACCATGTTTTTGGTGCTGATGGCGGTACTGTCACTGCCACATCTCGATCCACGCAAAGCGCGAGATATTCCAGTTGAGCACTACGATCGCATGATCGAGCTGAAGCAGAATATCGAGAAGCGCTATGCCAAAGATACCAACCTTGCCCGCATTCTGTTTAAGCTCGAAGGTGGAAAACGCTCTTCAAGAGATCCTCGTCCGCGCTTCTTTGTTACTGACCTAGAAGGCAACTTGCTCACAACCCAAAACCACAAAGACTTTAAGTATCGCGCGCTTCAAAACTTTATCACTAGCGTCGAAGTCGATAGCGAACCCAAGCAAAAACTTTATGGTCACTACATGCTTGCCGGTCCACTGCCTGTCACGTTAGCCAAGCAAGACTTACTGCTCTACATCGGTGTGAAATGGAATCAACCACCGCCATTCTTACTGCGCATGTTTGATAGACCATTCCAGTTATTGTTTGCAGTAATGCTGGTCAGCACTCCTCTGCTACTGTGGCTTGCATGGGCACTCAGCCAACCAGCACGTAAACTGGAACGTGCAGCCAAACGTGTCGCCAAAGGGGAATTTGTGGTTGACCCTGCTCTTGAAAAAGGCACCAGTGAATTCCGCCAAGCGGGGACAAGCTTTAACCAGATGGTGGAAGCGGTTAATCAAATGATCTCAGGCCAACAGCGCTTATTATCAGATATTTCCCATGAGCTGCGCTCTCCACTGACTCGACTGCGGATGGCAAATGCCCTCGCGACTCGAAAACAAGGTGAGAGCCCTGAACTGGTTCGTATTGATACCGAAGCTCAGCGCTTGGAGCAGATGATTGGCGAGCTACTTGAGTTGTCTCGTATGCAGGTTGATAGCCATCTAACCCGAGAACCTCAGCCGATGGGGAGTTTATGGGAAGCCATCCTCTCGGATGCTCAGTTTGAAGCAGAACAAATGGCTAAAACCCTCTCCTTCAATGATATTCCTGAACGTAATATTTCAGGTAATCCAAAACTATTGATGAGCGCATTAGACAACATTGTTCGCAATGCTATCTATTATGGTAAAGACCGCATCGAAGTCACTTTCACTGAATCTAGCCAACAAATCATGATTGCGGTTGATGACAACGGTGAAGGCGTACCTGATCAGGAACTCGATGCGATATTCAGACCGTTTTATCGCGTCTCAACAGCGCGCGATAGACACAGTGGCGGAACAGGTTTAGGCCTGACCATCACGGAAAGTGCAATACGCCAGCATAGCGGAACCATCGAAGCGAAGCGGAGTAAACTCGGCGGGTTAAGAGTCGAAATCACTCTTCCACTCGGTGCGGAGCAATAA
- a CDS encoding CpxP family protein, producing the protein MKMTKKLVVAAVVLPLALGTASAFAFGGKDGKKGGHGECGGGFDRGIMRQLDLTDAQKDQMKEMREASKQEMKAAFKENFEARHAEMQAQKEKVQALVLADNFDQAAANELAKSMVEKQTERKVKMLEKQHQMLSILTPEQKTKFVELQQERSAKCQEKMQERFTR; encoded by the coding sequence ATGAAAATGACAAAGAAACTAGTAGTAGCGGCAGTTGTTCTTCCTCTAGCACTTGGCACAGCGAGTGCGTTTGCTTTCGGTGGCAAAGATGGTAAGAAAGGTGGTCACGGCGAGTGTGGTGGTGGCTTTGACCGCGGAATCATGCGTCAACTTGACTTAACTGATGCGCAAAAAGACCAGATGAAAGAGATGCGTGAGGCAAGCAAACAGGAAATGAAAGCGGCCTTTAAAGAGAACTTTGAAGCGCGCCATGCAGAGATGCAAGCACAAAAAGAGAAAGTTCAGGCATTGGTTCTAGCGGATAACTTTGACCAAGCGGCGGCAAACGAGCTTGCTAAGTCAATGGTTGAAAAGCAAACGGAACGTAAAGTGAAAATGCTAGAGAAACAGCATCAGATGTTGAGCATCTTAACTCCTGAGCAGAAAACAAAATTTGTTGAGTTGCAACAAGAGCGTTCAGCAAAATGCCAAGAGAAAATGCAAGAGCGTTTTACTCGCTAG
- the epmB gene encoding EF-P beta-lysylation protein EpmB, with protein sequence MPHIITRKVVSVEQNWLKQLANGISDPAKLLEQLEIDSKPWQDGFAARKLFAQRVPQSFVDRMEKGNPYDPLLRQVLPLSEEFEVHPGYSNDPLEEQNNTIPGLLHKYRNRALMIVKGGCAINCRYCFRRHFPYDENKGSKSAWQQSLEYVAQHPEINEIILSGGDPLMAKDEELLWLIDHIADIKHIKRLRIHSRLPVVIPERITQALIQMLNETRLQVVLVTHINHAQEINQELRDRLSHLKQAGVTLLNQGVMLKGVNDSIESQVDLSNALFDAGILPYYIHVLDKVQGAAHFYISDQEAKAIMAGLMERVSGYLVPKLTREIGGRTSKTPLDLHLE encoded by the coding sequence ATGCCGCACATCATAACCCGAAAAGTTGTTTCTGTTGAGCAAAACTGGCTCAAACAGCTAGCGAATGGGATCTCTGATCCTGCAAAACTGCTTGAGCAGCTCGAAATAGATTCTAAGCCATGGCAAGACGGATTTGCTGCTCGCAAGCTTTTTGCGCAGCGTGTTCCGCAAAGTTTTGTTGATAGAATGGAAAAAGGCAATCCTTACGACCCGCTTTTACGTCAGGTTTTACCGCTCAGCGAAGAGTTTGAAGTCCACCCTGGTTACTCCAATGATCCACTGGAAGAGCAAAACAATACCATCCCAGGTTTATTGCACAAATACCGCAACCGCGCGTTAATGATCGTCAAAGGTGGCTGCGCGATTAACTGTCGTTACTGTTTTCGCCGTCATTTCCCCTATGACGAAAATAAGGGTTCTAAATCGGCTTGGCAGCAAAGTTTAGAGTATGTAGCCCAACACCCAGAGATCAATGAAATCATCCTTTCTGGCGGTGACCCGCTAATGGCAAAGGATGAGGAGCTGTTGTGGCTTATTGATCATATTGCCGATATCAAACACATCAAGCGCCTGCGCATTCATTCCCGCTTACCTGTAGTCATTCCGGAGCGTATCACTCAAGCGCTGATTCAGATGCTAAACGAAACACGCCTGCAAGTGGTGTTAGTCACGCATATCAACCACGCTCAAGAGATAAATCAAGAACTGAGAGATAGATTAAGCCACCTTAAGCAAGCAGGTGTTACTCTTTTAAACCAAGGTGTTATGCTAAAAGGAGTCAATGACAGCATTGAGTCTCAGGTAGACCTCAGCAACGCTTTATTTGATGCTGGCATTTTACCTTATTACATTCACGTGCTAGATAAAGTACAAGGCGCTGCACACTTTTATATCTCCGACCAAGAGGCCAAAGCGATCATGGCAGGGCTAATGGAGCGAGTCTCAGGTTACCTAGTACCTAAGTTAACTCGTGAGATAGGTGGGCGCACAAGTAAAACCCCACTCGACCTACATTTAGAGTAA
- a CDS encoding anaerobic C4-dicarboxylate transporter, with the protein MFYVHMLLLLTVIFIGIRHGGIAFGLLGGLGVSVLAFVFGVAPGSPPISVMLIILAVVAASATLEATGGLKLLVKFAERLLRKHPSQIVFLGPLCTYSLTVLVGTGHSVYPLLPVIYDVAYKKGIRPERPMAMATVASQMGITASPIAAAAAVVMATAADNHLDISLVNVLLVTIPATLIGVLVGCLWSLKRGKELDQDPAFIERCQDPEFKAQLIDEVQQDESEPASQQVAKRGLGIFLAGIATVIFVAMFGKDLGLLPDGVKMSVAIQFLMLSVGALILLTTKVEPKKIVHSNVFIAGMTAVIIIFGIAWMSDTIIGFHKPYLISLVSDIVAAHPWTFAIAMFVVSVFLKSQAAVLTIMLPLGFAMGIPAPVLIGVLPACYAYFFFPFYPSDLAAITFDRSGTTEIGKYVLNHSFLLPGFIGVITATTVGYVLSTMLVN; encoded by the coding sequence ATGTTTTACGTGCATATGCTCCTGCTTCTGACGGTTATATTTATCGGTATCCGCCATGGAGGCATAGCTTTCGGTTTGCTCGGGGGCTTAGGTGTTTCGGTTCTCGCGTTTGTATTTGGTGTCGCACCGGGTTCACCACCGATCAGTGTTATGCTGATTATTCTCGCTGTGGTCGCAGCCTCTGCGACTCTGGAAGCAACGGGTGGCCTCAAGCTGTTAGTGAAGTTTGCTGAGCGATTATTGCGTAAGCATCCAAGTCAAATCGTGTTTCTTGGTCCACTTTGTACCTATTCGTTGACGGTATTAGTCGGCACGGGTCACTCTGTTTACCCTCTTCTGCCTGTTATCTATGATGTTGCCTACAAGAAAGGCATTCGTCCTGAGCGCCCGATGGCGATGGCAACCGTTGCATCACAAATGGGGATTACGGCTAGCCCGATCGCCGCTGCCGCTGCGGTAGTAATGGCAACAGCAGCCGATAACCACTTAGATATCAGTCTGGTGAACGTGTTACTGGTGACCATACCTGCGACGTTAATTGGTGTGTTGGTTGGCTGTTTGTGGAGCCTGAAACGTGGTAAAGAATTGGATCAAGACCCAGCCTTTATCGAGCGTTGCCAAGACCCCGAGTTTAAAGCTCAGCTGATTGATGAAGTCCAGCAAGATGAAAGTGAACCTGCCAGCCAACAAGTGGCTAAACGCGGTTTAGGCATCTTCTTAGCCGGTATCGCTACGGTTATCTTTGTCGCAATGTTTGGTAAAGATCTCGGCTTGCTACCAGACGGCGTTAAAATGTCGGTCGCGATTCAGTTCTTGATGTTATCCGTCGGTGCTTTGATTCTGTTAACGACTAAGGTAGAGCCGAAAAAGATCGTCCATAGTAATGTGTTTATCGCCGGTATGACCGCGGTGATCATTATCTTCGGTATTGCGTGGATGAGTGACACCATTATCGGTTTCCACAAGCCCTACTTGATCAGCCTAGTAAGCGATATTGTGGCAGCGCATCCTTGGACGTTTGCTATTGCCATGTTCGTGGTGTCGGTATTCTTGAAGAGCCAAGCAGCGGTACTGACCATTATGCTGCCACTGGGTTTTGCGATGGGCATTCCAGCACCAGTGCTAATCGGTGTGCTTCCTGCTTGTTATGCGTATTTCTTCTTCCCATTCTATCCAAGTGATCTTGCGGCGATTACCTTTGACCGCTCAGGTACGACTGAGATTGGTAAGTACGTGCTCAACCACAGCTTCTTGCTGCCAGGCTTTATTGGCGTGATTACCGCAACGACAGTGGGTTACGTGCTATCGACTATGCTAGTCAACTAG
- a CDS encoding superoxide dismutase: protein MSHTFPELPYAYDSLEPYIDAKTMEVHYSKHHRTYFDKFIAAVSGTELESTTLKDIFANISQQPPAVRNNGGGYYNHILYWNCMKPNGGGVPQGKLGEDIVSTFGSFEAFQQQFTDAAINTFGSGFAWLIVKDGQLVITSTSNQDNPLMDVAGAQGEPILALDVWEHAYYISYQNRRPDYIEAWWNVVNWDAVSDNYAAALA, encoded by the coding sequence ATGTCTCACACTTTCCCTGAACTTCCTTATGCTTACGACTCACTTGAGCCATACATCGACGCAAAGACGATGGAAGTGCACTACAGTAAGCACCATCGCACCTATTTTGATAAGTTTATCGCTGCAGTTTCTGGTACCGAGTTAGAGTCCACCACACTCAAAGATATCTTTGCCAACATTTCTCAGCAGCCACCCGCGGTGCGCAATAATGGCGGTGGTTACTACAATCACATCCTCTATTGGAATTGCATGAAACCAAATGGTGGCGGTGTTCCTCAAGGAAAACTCGGCGAGGATATTGTGTCTACCTTTGGTAGCTTTGAAGCATTCCAACAGCAATTTACAGATGCAGCGATTAATACTTTCGGCTCTGGTTTTGCTTGGCTGATCGTCAAAGACGGACAACTTGTCATTACGTCAACCAGCAATCAAGACAACCCACTAATGGACGTGGCAGGAGCTCAAGGTGAGCCTATTTTGGCGCTCGATGTTTGGGAGCACGCCTACTACATCAGCTACCAAAACCGCCGCCCTGACTACATTGAGGCTTGGTGGAATGTCGTAAACTGGGATGCCGTGAGCGATAACTACGCAGCAGCTTTAGCCTAG
- the pfkA gene encoding 6-phosphofructokinase, with protein sequence MIKKIGVLTSGGDAPGMNAAVRGVVRTALSEGLEVYGVFDGYLGLYEDRIEKLDRSSVSDVINKGGTFLGSARFPEFKEVEVRQKAIENLQKHGIEALVVVGGDGSYMGAKKLTEMGYPCIGLPGTIDNDIAGTDYTIGYLTALNTVIDAIDRLRDTSSSHQRISIVEIMGRHCGDLTLMSAIAGGCEYIITPETGLDKEKLIGNIQDGIAKGKKHAIIALTELMMDANELAKEIEAATGRETRATVLGHIQRGGRPTAFDRVLASRMGNYAVHLLMEGQGGRCVGIQKEQLVHHDIIDAIENMKRPVREDLFKVAEELF encoded by the coding sequence ATGATTAAGAAGATCGGTGTCTTGACGAGTGGCGGTGACGCACCAGGTATGAACGCGGCAGTTCGCGGTGTGGTTCGCACGGCGTTATCTGAAGGACTAGAAGTTTACGGTGTATTCGATGGTTACTTAGGTCTTTACGAAGATCGTATCGAAAAGCTAGATCGTTCAAGCGTTTCTGATGTAATCAACAAAGGCGGCACGTTCCTAGGCTCTGCGCGTTTCCCTGAGTTCAAAGAAGTGGAAGTGCGTCAGAAAGCGATCGAAAACCTGCAGAAGCATGGTATCGAAGCTTTAGTTGTTGTTGGTGGTGACGGCTCTTACATGGGCGCGAAAAAGCTAACTGAAATGGGTTACCCATGTATCGGTCTACCGGGCACTATCGATAACGATATTGCTGGTACGGATTACACGATTGGCTACCTAACGGCACTGAACACTGTTATCGACGCAATTGACCGTCTACGTGATACTTCATCTTCTCACCAGCGTATCTCGATCGTTGAGATCATGGGTCGTCACTGTGGTGATCTAACGCTAATGTCTGCAATCGCAGGTGGTTGTGAATACATCATCACACCTGAAACGGGTCTGGATAAAGAAAAGCTGATTGGAAATATCCAAGATGGTATCGCTAAAGGTAAGAAGCACGCGATCATTGCTCTGACTGAGCTAATGATGGATGCTAACGAACTAGCGAAAGAGATTGAAGCGGCGACGGGTCGTGAAACTCGCGCTACCGTTCTTGGTCACATCCAACGTGGTGGTCGTCCTACTGCATTTGACCGCGTTCTTGCATCTCGCATGGGTAACTATGCAGTACACCTATTGATGGAAGGTCAAGGTGGTCGTTGTGTGGGTATTCAAAAAGAACAACTTGTTCACCACGATATCATCGACGCTATCGAGAACATGAAACGTCCTGTACGTGAAGACCTATTCAAGGTTGCTGAAGAGCTATTCTAA
- the efp gene encoding elongation factor P, with product MATVSTNEFKGGLKLMLDNEPCVILENEYVKPGKGQAFNRVKIRKLLSGKVLEKTFKSGETCEVADVMDIDLDYLYNDGEFYHFMNNETFEQIAADVKAVGENAKWLVENNTCMLTLWNGNPIVVTPPNFVELEVTDTDPGLKGDTQGTGGKPATLSTGAVVRVPLFIAIGEVIKVDTRSGEYVGRVK from the coding sequence ATGGCTACTGTTAGCACCAATGAATTTAAAGGCGGCTTGAAACTAATGCTTGATAACGAGCCTTGCGTTATCTTGGAAAACGAATACGTTAAGCCAGGTAAAGGTCAAGCGTTCAACCGTGTAAAAATTCGTAAGCTTCTTTCTGGTAAAGTGCTAGAGAAAACCTTTAAGTCTGGTGAAACTTGTGAAGTTGCAGACGTAATGGATATCGACCTAGATTATCTATATAACGACGGCGAATTCTACCACTTTATGAACAACGAAACATTTGAGCAGATCGCTGCGGATGTAAAAGCGGTTGGCGAAAACGCTAAGTGGTTGGTAGAAAACAACACTTGTATGCTAACACTATGGAACGGTAACCCAATCGTAGTAACGCCACCAAACTTCGTTGAGCTTGAAGTAACAGATACTGATCCAGGTCTGAAAGGTGATACTCAAGGTACAGGTGGTAAGCCAGCAACACTATCAACAGGTGCTGTTGTTCGCGTTCCTCTATTTATCGCGATTGGCGAAGTGATCAAAGTTGATACTCGCTCTGGTGAGTACGTAGGTCGCGTTAAATAA
- the fieF gene encoding CDF family cation-efflux transporter FieF (FieF, a metal efflux transporter, is a member of the CDF (cation diffusion facilitator) family of transporters.), which produces MKQEYARLVTMAAWTATIVATLLLVVKVGAWWVTGSVSLLASLIDSMLDIAASLVNLVVVRYSLQPADREHTFGHGKAESLAALAQAMFISGSAVFLILNGIERFFRPHELQSPEYGVYVSLFAILVTFALVRFQKHVVKKTGSQAIAADSLHYQSDLYMNAAIMLALGLSWFGVTQADSVFAVAIGVYILYSAFKMVQEAIQTLLDRKLPDEELKAIRECCVKVEGVLGVHQLRTRMSGPTRFIQLHLELEDNIRLIEAHRISDEVEDKLLELYPHSDVLIHQDPYSVVLGVEKGQKSQDW; this is translated from the coding sequence ATGAAACAAGAATATGCTCGCTTAGTCACCATGGCTGCATGGACGGCCACTATTGTTGCGACGCTGCTATTGGTGGTCAAAGTTGGGGCTTGGTGGGTAACGGGTTCAGTCAGCTTACTTGCCTCTTTGATTGACTCGATGCTCGATATCGCGGCATCTCTGGTTAACCTCGTTGTGGTGCGTTACTCCCTTCAGCCTGCTGACCGAGAGCATACCTTCGGCCACGGTAAAGCCGAATCACTAGCAGCGTTGGCACAGGCGATGTTTATTTCTGGCTCCGCTGTATTCCTGATCTTAAATGGTATCGAACGCTTCTTTAGACCGCATGAGTTGCAGTCCCCGGAATACGGCGTTTACGTCAGCTTGTTTGCCATCTTAGTCACCTTTGCCTTGGTTCGTTTCCAAAAGCATGTCGTGAAGAAAACGGGCAGCCAAGCCATAGCTGCAGATTCTCTGCACTATCAATCTGACCTTTATATGAATGCCGCCATTATGCTCGCGCTAGGTTTGAGCTGGTTTGGGGTCACTCAAGCAGACTCAGTTTTTGCCGTCGCAATTGGTGTTTATATCCTCTATAGCGCATTCAAAATGGTGCAAGAGGCGATTCAAACCTTACTCGATCGCAAACTGCCCGACGAAGAGCTGAAAGCAATCCGAGAATGCTGTGTGAAAGTGGAAGGGGTGCTCGGGGTTCATCAACTAAGAACCAGAATGTCAGGGCCAACTCGATTTATTCAGTTGCACTTAGAGTTGGAAGACAATATCCGATTAATTGAAGCGCATCGAATCTCTGACGAAGTCGAAGATAAACTGCTTGAGCTTTATCCACATTCAGATGTACTGATCCATCAGGATCCTTATTCTGTGGTATTAGGGGTAGAAAAAGGACAGAAGTCGCAAGATTGGTAA
- a CDS encoding 1,4-dihydroxy-2-naphthoate polyprenyltransferase — protein sequence MKQSLTIWLDAARPKTLPLALVSILTGSVLAYSTHQFSPVVALLAFLTATLLQILSNLANDYGDAVKGTDNENRLGPMRAIQSGAVTQKDMKQAMIINVVLTVIAGLTLVMYALESLQSILAFIGLGVLAIVAAIAYTVGNKPYGYVGLGDISVFIFFGLLGVAGTYFLHTGIVAPLLILPAVGCGLLAVAVLNINNMRDIENDEVCGKRTVAVRLGQKRAKQYHFALLSGAVVAFAAYLIHQPSPIWISLPFLLSLLVTFKHGKAVWQAEKPAQIAPMMPVIVKCSMVTNLLFAGVVIAQTLVS from the coding sequence ATGAAACAGTCTCTAACAATATGGCTTGACGCCGCTCGCCCTAAAACCTTGCCTTTGGCTTTGGTCTCTATCTTAACGGGTAGTGTATTGGCGTACTCCACGCATCAGTTTTCACCTGTGGTTGCTTTGCTGGCTTTTCTGACCGCAACGCTGCTACAAATTCTTTCTAACTTAGCCAACGATTATGGCGATGCTGTTAAAGGTACCGATAACGAAAATCGTCTCGGGCCTATGCGTGCGATTCAGTCTGGAGCTGTCACGCAGAAAGACATGAAGCAGGCAATGATCATTAATGTGGTCTTGACTGTGATCGCGGGTCTAACCTTGGTGATGTATGCGCTAGAGAGTCTACAGAGCATTTTAGCTTTCATCGGGCTAGGAGTCTTGGCCATTGTCGCAGCGATCGCATATACCGTGGGTAACAAACCTTATGGTTACGTTGGCTTAGGCGATATTTCCGTGTTTATCTTCTTTGGTTTATTGGGCGTGGCGGGTACTTATTTCCTTCATACCGGCATTGTCGCTCCTCTGCTTATCTTGCCCGCGGTTGGTTGTGGGCTATTGGCTGTCGCTGTACTCAATATCAACAATATGCGCGATATTGAGAATGATGAGGTGTGTGGCAAAAGAACGGTTGCTGTCCGTCTCGGGCAAAAGCGCGCTAAGCAATATCACTTTGCTCTGCTTAGCGGCGCTGTCGTCGCTTTTGCAGCTTACTTAATTCATCAACCGAGCCCAATTTGGATTAGCTTGCCATTTCTACTTAGCCTACTTGTTACCTTTAAACACGGTAAAGCAGTATGGCAGGCCGAAAAGCCAGCGCAAATCGCCCCAATGATGCCGGTGATCGTTAAGTGCTCTATGGTGACTAACTTATTGTTTGCTGGAGTGGTTATAGCTCAAACTCTGGTCAGTTAA